ACAATCAGAATTGAGGAGTCCTGATTCTTGGAGGTTTGTTCTGAAACTGTCTTCCACTACCACTCTCCTGGGCAACCTACAAATCATGGATGAGGGGAGAAGGGCCCTAATGAGATGCTTCTTCTAGGAGTCTTTCAGAAACAgaatatttcaatataaatatatcatatttataatCCTCAAGAATCAAGGCCAGATTTCACTAAAGAATAAGATGATTTGCCAACAACAGCATCCCCTGGCTCCCAGATCCCCTTAATAATCACAACAGAGCACTGAGCATACTTGATCCAATTAGTCACACAATAgtaaaatgaatggttgatcgGAATATGGATAACAAGTACTCAGAGCTCACTCTGTTACAATTACAAGAATCTCCATGAGTGATATTGGTCAAACTGTAACAATTCTGGAATTGTATATATACATTCTTTTACTCCACATCTCTATTAACCCAGCAGTTCAACATTATAAAAACAAGTCAACAAGATCTGCCTGAGGGCATTGTCACTATTACAATGAACCAGATCAATAATGTCTTCCATGCATGAATCATGACTTCAAGTTGAGAAGCTTTTCAAATGAAGGAAGGTGTAAGGTTGATCTACCACTCTTTTCTAAATATactaattgaaaattgaaagcAATAATAGTAAAACCATCTTCTCTATCTAAATTACAGACCTAAAAGAAGTAGAAAACTCTAACAATCTCTCCTCCATACAGCATATCTAACATGTACCAACCTCAATAGTTAATTTTTTACAGTCAAAAATTAATATCTAAATAAGCACCACAGAAGGGTGGACATACATGGATGCATAGAAGGAAACACCAAACAAGCAGCACCAACCTCAATGGTTTTTAGTAGACACAACCTTTCACTGAATACCATTTTGAGAAACCATGGAAGTAAAAAAAAGAACTGTTTGAGCTTCTACATCTTAAGGGTGTCATTCCTATATGACACAATGGAATAGAATCTGCAGTGTCTTCAAAACCTCATTTTATCCAACCTATTGTCGAGAGAACAATTAAAAGTTTCCTTCTCAGTAGCTTGTTGCAATGTGATTAACATAGCAAAGTCATAAGCTCCAACCCACCCACCCGATGGtccaagaaaaatgaataactATCCTCAATCCGACGGAATGCATGACTTTCCATCAAACACGTATGTGCTCTTAGTGAGATCCTgacataaaaataaacatcaaacATTCTAAGTCCATTAACTTACCCCATTCAAACCTAGAATCATATCAACAACCATTTGAAcctcatattttaatttaaatacatATTACTAGTCTATTAACTTAAACCTAGAATCATATCTAACAAATGCATGAACCTCACAGTTTAACTTAAATACATATTACCCATGTTTTGAAAGGCATAGCAACTTCAAAACCATGGTTGTCAGAAACAGgaaatttcatggaaaatagCATCTTACTGTATTCTTTGCTGCACTTGTTTGTCGTGTTACTCATGTATGTAACCACCTGGGGCAGCTTTCTTCCCTTAATTTCTATAACCAACAATATCACTGTGCATTCAGGTGCAAGGTTTAGTGAGTTCACCAACAGAGATGCCAAGATCGTAGGCTTTAGGAATGAAGTTTAAGTGACAAGATTTACCCTGTATGcttccatcattttttcttgTATAGTAATACCATGATTTTACATGATTTCCAACAACACACCATATCCCAAAGTCATAAATAAAGTTGTTCCATCAAAATAGTCCCTTACTAGGGAGAATCAGAACAAAGCCATGTTAGGAGGAGAGACAGTGCATTTCTTACATATGGACTTGATTGGGGAAGGTGACAAAAGTTTGGCCTGGCTCTGATTAAGTCATACACAAATAGGAACTcagacaaatataaataaaaagggaaagatCATCTGCATCCTTCCTAACTCATCTTTCTTATGCTTAGAATGGGATAGGAAGGCTGCTTTTGAAATGCATGATAAAGaatcaaacaagaaaaccattttGTTTGAATGATGATCTAGAGAGCATCAGTACCTTGAAAACGCACACAAGCCTAATACCTGTTGAATTAGGCAGCCAAATTATCAGCCAAGGGATGATGCTGACAGATACAAATTTAAAGTAAGACTTCCCCATGTGCATGAGATGagtcccttttattttttatggcagTTATAAGCCTGTTTCTTAGAAGTTGTTTAAATCACCAGTAATTTATCAatccatcaaaaaaaaaaaattatcaatccAGTTAATGACCTAACTACTGTTTGATCTCAATGATCATAGTTATGTTTCCATTTGTCAACGATCTGTTCAAATgctattaaaaacaaaatgggCCGATAGAATTTCCATGGAATCATTAAACACAATCTCATGCCATCTGAGTTGACACATGTCAAATggccttcttttttttctgttCCTCAAATTAACAATTCCATACAGATAGAGGGTTTTCGTAAATATATCTACAACACTTGATTTGCAATGGACTAGTCTAATATCAATACAGATGCAAACAGTTGTGTAACAAACAAAAACAGGCGCTAACTTAAATATCTGTTAAGAACAAATTGTGGCTGATAGAGTATGGCATACCAGCGTTTCTAAAAACTGAAAACCAGTAATGAGCTCTTATCTTATCTTGTCTCATTTATGCAAAGCCGCCCGGATTTCTTCTACAATAACCATACAATGAAACAACAAGTTGGAATGCTTCATTGAGAAACAAAACATAAGTTTTACCTCATTCATGCGACCCATGACCATTTGCCCCCATTTCAATTGCAGCAGGCTTCTGCTTTTCCATACTCTCCTCTCCTTTAATCTCATCATCATCAGAATCAAGAGAGAATTGTCCTGTAAGATCCAATGAATGCGTTTCTGCACCGATTGGCCTATAGTGCTCAGAACCTCCTTGGCCCCCGTTCCGCCGACTAATAATTGAGAACGCAGCAACAACCAAAACCACTAGAAAAGCAAGATGACAATTAAATTGAAGCGTCGCAATGGCTCTACCTCTGTGATACTCAGGGTGTCCCTTACACCTCACTGTATAATTCCCTCTGCTCTTTTCATACAAACTGCATCCATGAACCATCCAACTCGAAAAAAAGGAAAGACCCATTTGCAGAAACCACGTCCCGTGCAAAATCAACCCAATCCCTCGAGCCAATCGAGGCAAATTCGATTTTGGCGATTTCAATTCAAGAACCGTCGAGAAAAGACAAATTGTGATCGGAACAAGCATCATATCAAAGTAACGGTTTTCGATTCCAACTGGGTCCTTTCTTTGAAggtaaaacaacaaaaactcTTCCGCAAAGGCGAAAAGACAGATTAAACTGAGGAATGACGAGGGCAACGGGATTGAATCCGTGAACTTCATCAAAAGCCCGAGAACAGCGTACAGGAGAAAAAGGAAGGCAGTTGCCAGCACCTGCAATTGCAGCGGCGACCCGACCCTGTCCTTCGAATTGACCGCATCGATTAACGAATACAG
Above is a genomic segment from Vitis riparia cultivar Riparia Gloire de Montpellier isolate 1030 chromosome 14, EGFV_Vit.rip_1.0, whole genome shotgun sequence containing:
- the LOC117931349 gene encoding uncharacterized protein LOC117931349 — its product is MGFFTLVLAGVGFILIGMWESLLSSSQTPKLDQSSITPGTRPGRKYPYSSPLTFFSIALLSFFFICNSLYSLIDAVNSKDRVGSPLQLQVLATAFLFLLYAVLGLLMKFTDSIPLPSSFLSLICLFAFAEEFLLFYLQRKDPVGIENRYFDMMLVPITICLFSTVLELKSPKSNLPRLARGIGLILHGTWFLQMGLSFFSSWMVHGCSLYEKSRGNYTVRCKGHPEYHRGRAIATLQFNCHLAFLVVLVVAAFSIISRRNGGQGGSEHYRPIGAETHSLDLTGQFSLDSDDDEIKGEESMEKQKPAAIEMGANGHGSHE